The nucleotide sequence TATTCAGTATAATCATACAGTTAACAAGGGGTGCCCAATGAATAAAGGTCAACGACACATTAAAATCCGCGAGCTGATCACACATAATGAAGTGGAAACGCAGGATGAACTGGTGGACATGCTTAAGGAAGCTGCCTTTAATGTCACTCAGGCTACAGTCTCAAGAGACATTAAAGAGCTGCACCTGGTAAAGGTCCCGATGCTTGATGGGCGGTATAAATACAGCCTCCCTGCAGATCAGCGCTTTAACCCGCTTCAGAAACTGAAACGGGCGCTAATGGATGCCTTTGTAAAAATTGATTCAGCAGGCCATAACATTATCATGAAAACACTGCCCGGCAATGCAAATGCCATAGGAGCACTTATTGACAACCTGGATTGGAATGAAATATTAGGGACAATCTGCGGAGATGATACGATCTTAATTATCTGCAGAACACCAGATGATACCGAAACCATCTCCAAACGATTCCTGGATATGCTTTAAAGAATGAAATGGAAGGGGGATTCGGCCCTGTGTTAGCAGAACTTTCCATAAAGAACTTTGCCATAATCGAAGCACTGACTGTCTCTTTTGAAAAAGGGCTTACGGTCCTGACAGGAGAAACAGGAGCTGGAAAATCCATTATTATCGATGCCGTTCATTTGCTGGTAGGAGGAAGAGGGTCATCTGAATTTGTCCGCTACGGAGAAAAAAGGGCTGAACTGGAAGGTCTTTTTTTGCTGGATGATGACGCTCATCCGGTCCTTGAAAGATGCCAGGAATTTGGAATCGATACAAGTGACGGGATGATTGTCCTGAGACGCGATATTTCAGCAGCCGGCAAGAGTATTTGCCGTGTGAACGGAAAGCTTGTGACTATCGGAATTCTCAGGGAAATTGGCCAGCTCATGATTGATATTCACGGCCAGCACGATAATCAGGAGCTGATGAATGAAGAAAATCACTGGAAGCTGCTTGATCAGTACGGTTCGTCAAAAATTAACCATGCTCTTTCGTCATACAGAGAGATTTACACTACATATGCTTCGCTCCAAAAGAAAATCAAACAGCTTTCTGAAAACGAACAGGAAATGGCCCACAGGCTTGATCTGATTCAATTTCAGCTTGAGGAAATTGAAAAGGCTGATTTGAAACTAAAAGAAGACGAACAGCTCATGGAAGAAAAAAATGAAATCTCCAACTTTGAAAAGGTCTATGAATCCCTGCAGAACAGCTATAATTCCCTTCACGGAGAACAGCGCGGACTCGACTATATCGGCCATTCCATGAGCCATCTTGAAGAAGTGTCTCCGATTAATGACTCATTGAAAGAAATGTCAGAAACCGTCTCCAACTGCTACTACATGCTTGAAGATTTGTCGTTCCAGATCCGCAGTGAACTTGACAGGCTTGAGTTTGACCCGGAGCGGCTGAATGAAATTGAAGCAAGGCTTGCGGAGATTACGCATCTGAAGAGAAAGTACGGTCAGAGTGTAGAGGAAATCCTTGAATATGCAGCGGGAATCGAAGAAGAGATTGATACGATTCAAAACCGCGACAGCCACCTTTATAAACTGAAAAACGAGCTTGATTCGGTTACGAAGGATCTGGTGATTGAAGCTTCGAACCTGACGGCTGTCCGCAGAAAAAGTGCTGCCGAGCTGATAAAAAACATCCAGCAGGAGCTTAAAGAACTTTATATGGAAAAAACAAAGTTTGAAGTTGTGTTCGGCGTCCGCAAGGGTCATGCAGACAGTGTCCAAATAGACGGTGTCCCTGCAAAATTCACTGAAAACGGAGTAGATGAAACGGAATTTTATCTATCTACAAATCCGGGTGAACCCCTTAAACCGCTTTCCAAAATTGCGTCCGGGGGAGAGCTTTCAAGAATCATGCTCGCGATGAAAAGCATTTTCTCCAAGCATCAGGGTGTGACGTCCATCATTTTTGATGAGGTCGATACTGGAGTGAGCGGGAGAGTGGCCCAGGCCATCGCAGAAAAGATCTATAAGGTTTCTGTCGGGTCCCAGGTGCTCTGCATCACTCACCTGCCTCAGGTGGCTGCCATGGCAGATACGCATCTTTTCATCTCCAAAGAGACGGTTAAAGGCCGCACGAAAACAAGTGTCAAACCTCTTCTCGAGGAAGAAAAGATAAAAGAAGTCGGCCGGATGATTGCCGGTGTTGAAGTAACGGATTTGACAAAACAGCATGCCAAAGAATTGCTTGCTCTTGCAGAAGCTGCAAAGAGTTTCTAAATACTGCCCACGCCGGCAGTATTTTTTTTGCCTGCAAAAAAAACACCTCATGACCTGTCCTGCGGCATTATACGCCAAAACAGCAACATTTTCTTTTTATATCAGTTATAAATGCTCCTCCAAAAGGCAAAATTAATGAATGTAGCCGATGTATTGGTGTGGTAGGAGCGAGGAGAGTGTGTATAGTTGGGCTCAGATAAAATAAGAAAAATAATTGGTTGTATTCTCCTTGTTTCTTTAATGAGTTTAGGATTTGTAAAACCTGTTAAAGAATACATTCTATTGCCAAATTCTTTAACTGTATTCGAAAATCAGCAATTATCAATGCAGACATCCCTGCAGGCTGATGCAGCTGCGGCGGATTCAGAGCAGGTATTTTCCATTAAAACAGGGAGTGAATCCCTTCAAATTGAAGGCAGGCAAAGCGGAGTCGGAGAAATCGTATTTGACCTTGCCGGCATTCCGATAAAAAAAGTGGACGTTAAAGTCCTTGAAGATTTCCGGGTGATTCCGGGCGGCCAGTCAATAGGCGTCAAACTGAATTCACTTGGCGTGCTTGTTGTCGGACATCATCAAATTAAAACATCCGGAGGAAAAAAATCCCCCGGGGAAATAGCCGGAGTGCAAGTCGGTGATATGATCACGAAAATTAACGGCACCACAGTTGAGAGCATGAGTGATGTGACGCCGTTTATTCAGGATTCAGGAAAGACCGGCAAGCCTCTTGACTTAGTGATCTCGAGGGACAACAAAGAGCTTAAGACAAAGCTTGTTCCGGTAAAAGATGAAAATGAAGGCGCATACCGGATTGGCCTTTATATCAGAGATTCAGCAGCGGGAATCGGGACGATGACCTTTTATGATCCTAAATCAAAGAAATACGGCGCTTTAGGCCATGTTATTTCCGATATGGATACAAAAAAACCAATTGTCGTACAGGACGGACAGGTTGTCAGATCGACTGTCACATCTATTGAAAAGGGAAGCAACGGGAATCCCGGAGAGAAGCTTGCCAGATTTTCAAGCGACAGACAGATTATTGGGGACATTACACGAAACAGTCCATTCGGTATTTTCGGCAGGCTGAACGGTGATATGACAAATGGTCTTTATGACCAGCCTATGCCAATTGCCCTTTCAAATGAGGTAAAAGAAGGTCCGGCGCATATTCTGACGGTTGTAGACGGTGACAAAGTAGAGGAGTTTGATGTACAGGTGGTCAGTTCCACTCCTCAGAAATTCCCTGCAATAAAAGGGATGGTTATAAAAATTACAGATCCAAAACTGCTTGAGAAATCAGGCGGGATTGTTCAGGGGATGAGCGGAAGTCCGATTATCCAAAATGGCAAAGTGATTGGCGCCGTTACACACGTGTTTGTAAACGATCCGACTTCAGGGTATGGTGTTCATATCGAGTGGATGCTGAGTGAAGCGGGAATTGATATCTATACGCAAGGTGCAAAGAAAGCAAGCTAAAAGGGCAGCTGTTGAGAGGTGATTCTTGACAGCTCTTTTTTATGTCTTTCTTTATTCCCGTTTTTTCGGTAGAATAGAGGGAAGAAGATTATTCGACAAAACTGTTTAACTTTGGAAGCGATTGGTTGCGGGAATCGTCGAAAATGTGAGGAAACTGGAGAAAAAATTAGATATTTCATTTTTTTGGTATTTTTTAAAATAATTAGAGGAATTTATGTTGCATTGTCGAAATTCTCATTTAGAATAAACAATAGAGATGCTAACCGGTTAAGGCGGAGAAATGAAGACTGAGGAGGAACTTTAGTGAAGAAGATAAAAGTATGTGTCGTTGATGATAATCGTGAGTTGGTCGGCCTTTTAGATGAGTTTATATCGAGCCAGGATGACATGGAAGTACTGGGAATCGCCTATAACGGGCAGGAATGTCTGAACATGCTGAAGGACAAAGATCCGGATGTCCTTGTACTTGATATTATTATGCCGCATCTTGACGGCCTTGCTGTCCTTGAAAAAGTCAGGGAGATGGAAAAATCCAAACAGCCGAATGTCATCATGCTGACAGCGTTCGGACAGGAAGATGTCACGAAAAAAGCTGTCGACCTTGGTGCATCTTACTTCATCTTAAAACCGTTCGACATGGAAAACCTTGTCAGCCACATTCGCCAGGTAAGCGGAAAATCCGCTCCTATTCTTTCCAGATCCAGTTCCTCACTCAGATCCCAGCCTGAAAACAAAGGCAAGAACCTTGATGCAAACATTACCAGCATCATTCATGAAATCGGTGTACCTGCTCATATTAAAGGGTATCTGTACTTAAGGGAAGCCATTTCAATGGTTTATAACGATATTGAGCTTCTCGGTTCGATTACAAAAGTTCTCTATCCTGACATCGCAAAAAAATACAACACAACGGCAAGCCGTGTCGAGCGTGCGATCCGCCATGCGATTGAAGTGGCCTGGAGCCGCGGAAACATCGAGTCTATCTCATCTCTTTTCGGCTACACGGTGAGCATGTCAAAAGCAAAACCGACAAATTCAGAATTTATCGCAATGGTTGCCGATAAACTTCGACTTGAGCATAAGGCTTCCTGAGAAGGAAAGAAGCTTTAAATAAAGAAAGAACCCGCTTTCGCCTGAAAGGGGTTCTTTTCATTTAAGCATCATTTCTCTTTTTTCTCGAGTTCGGCAAGCTTTGCAAGCAGAATGTGCTGAGGCATATGCATCAGCTGTTCAACCGGAACATTCAGTGCTTCGCTTAATTTTACAGCCGTATCAGCTGAAATTGGCAGTGGTCTCATGGGAAATCCTCCTTTATTCTATTTTAAGCGGGTGAGAAAGGCAATGACGATAATATTTGGCCACCGGGGTGCAGCCGGCACGCATCCTGAAAATACGATGCCGTCTTTTCAGGCGGCAATTGATCTTGGTGCAGACGGAATTGAGCTGGATGTGCATCTTTCAAAAGACGGCATTCCCGTTGTGATCCATGATGAAACGGTTGACCGAACCACAAACGGCACCGGCTATGTAAAAGATTTGACGTATTCAGAGCTTCAGCAGCTTGATGCGTGCTATTTGTTTCCTGAGTGGAGTGGAAAAGCATCTGTGCCGTCTCTTGAGCAAGTGGCAGTCTGGATCAGACCGCTGAATGGCAAGCTGAATATTGAATTGAAAAATGACCGGATCCATTACGGGCAAATCGAAGAAAAAGTTATCAGCATCATTGAAAAGTACACCTTAGAGAGCCGCGTTATCCTTTCTTCGTTTAATCATGACAGCTTAGTAAAATGTTATCACATTTCACCTCATATTGAACGAGGGGCTCTGATTCACGAAAGGCTGTATCAGCCTTGGGCATATGCAAAAACCATCCCTGCAGCTTCCGTGCACCCCTACTATCTGTCGGCTGATCAAACAATGGTTGCGGAAAGTCAGGCGCACGGAATCATGGTCAGACCTTATACGGTCAACGATGAACAAATGATGAAGGACCTAATGAATGCCGGCTGTGCAGGTTTCTTCACGGATTACCCTGAAATGGCTGTTCGGATAAGAAAATCATTAGATACTGTTTAAATGATTGGATGAAGCGCACAGGTTGACTGGGCGCTTCCGCTTTTCTGCCTGTCAGGTCTGAACAGTCGGCTCCGCTTTTCGTGGTGTCCAGCTCCGCCTCCTAGCCCTTCCGTCAGAACAAAATCCCGAAAAAGTCTAAACCCGGACTTTTCCGGTGATTTCTTTTCTGCCTGTCAGGTCTGAACAGTCGGCTCCGCTTTTCTATTTCATAAACCTCTTCTGAACCTTTTTCCTCTTTGAGTCTCTGCGGAAGATGAATCCTGCGACAAAGCTTAATCCTCCTATAAACAATAGCAGGCCTCCTATGAACTGCATCCATAATGCCGGAAATGGCGGCTGAAGAATGCCAAACAGCATATCGCGCATGAGTTTGATGCCATAGCCTGCCAAAACGCCAGGTATGACCATTATAATCAGAGCAACTATCCTCATATTTCCCCTTGTCCTTTCCCTGTTCTTTCTAAATTGTCAAGTGAATGAGCCTTTTTGTCAAGTGAGCAAAAGTGGATGTTGAAATCGTGCAATTTTTTGCATAAATGGAACTGTTCGAGTACACTAATGAGGGAATGGGATAGGCTTTTTATATGAAGTATTTTTTGATTTTATAAAAAACAAGGGGATAGATTGATGCAAAAAGTGCTGCTGGTTGGTGCGGGCAAAGGCGGGACTGCACTCCTTAAAATGCTGCTTGAGATCAAAGCGATGGAAATTATGGCTGTTGTTGATATCGATTCAAAAGCACCGGGTATCGAATATGCCAAAAAAATAGGAATTCTGACCAGCTCAGACTGGAAGCCGCTTCTGTCTGATCAGATTAACATTGTCATAGAAGCAACGGGGAGTTCTGAAGTGTTTGAAGAACTGCTTCAGCAAAGAAGCAGGAGCACAGTCATCATACCGGGCAGCGTGGCTCATATCATAACAAATCTGATTAATCAGAAAGAAGATCTGATTACAGCTCTTCAAGAAATTACATATAAGCATGAAACCATTTTTGACGCAACGAATGACGGCATGATTGTCATCGACGACAAAGAGAGGCTCATTCTTTTTAATAAAATGGCCGAAGAAATGACAGGCTTAAAAAAGGAGGATGTCATCGGCAGGCTTGTCAGGGAAGTCATGCCATCAAGCAAACTGCCGAGAATTCTCCAAACGAAGGAAGTTGAAATGAACCAGGAGCAGGTTCTTGAGAACGGCCTGAAAATCATTACAACCCGAATCCCGATTTTTGATCACTCGGGCACTCTGATTGGTGCGCTTTCGCTTTTTAAAGATATAACGGAAATTGTGAATCTTGCTGAAGAGATGACGAACCTGAAAGAAATTCAGACCATGCTTCAGGCAATTATTCAGTCTTCGGATGAAGCGATTTCTGTGGTGGACGAAGAAGGGAGAGGCATCATGATTAATCCTGCCTACTCCCGCATGACCGGCCTGACTGAGGGCGAGGTCCTCGGAATGCCTGCTACAGCGGACATCTCAGAGGGTGAGAGCATGCATATGAAAGTACTTGAAACAAGAAGGCCTGTCCGCGGAGCGAGAATGAAAGTCGGCCCTTCTAAAAAAGACGTCATCGTCAATGTGGCCCCGATTATCGTCGACGGCAAATTAAAGGGAAGCGTCGGCGTCATACACGATATGTCTGAGATTCAGACGCTGACTACAGAATTAAACCGGGCAAGGCAAATTATCAGAACCCTCGAAGCGAAATATTCCTTTGAAGACATTGTCGGAGAAAGTGAAGAAATCAAGCTTGCGATTGAACAGGCAAAACTTGGGGCAAAAACACCTGCAACCGTACTCCTGAGGGGAGAATCGGGGACGGGAAAAGAGCTATTTGCACACGCTATACATAATGCGAGCGACAGAAAATACAACAAATTTATTAAAGTAAACTGTGCAGCTATTTCAGAAACCCTGCTTGAAAGTGAATTGTTCGGCTACGAAGAAGGAGCATTTTCAGGCGCAAAACGCGGAGGAAAGCGCGGGTTTTTTGAAGAGGCGAATAACGGAAGCATCTTCCTTGATGAAATCGGTGAACTGTCAGCCAGTGTACAGGCAAAGCTGCTTCGTGTTCTTCAGGAAAAAGAAATTGTCAGAGTAGGGTCGGCGAAATCGATTTCCATCAATGTAAGGGTAATTGCCGCGACAAACATCAATATTGAAAAAGCCTTGTCTGACGGTACGTTCAGGGAGGATCTATATTACAGATTAAACAGGTACCCAATATCCATTCCTCCGCTGCGGAACAGGAAAAGTGACATTCCCATGCTTGCCGAACACCTGATCAGAAAGCTGAATCAGGATTATGGACGGAGCATTGAAGGAATTGATGAATCAGCAGCAGCGGCACTGATGGGATACAGCTGGCCGGGTAATGTGAGAGAGCTTGAAAATGTTATCGGAAGAGCAATGATCTTTATGCATTATCATGAACTGAGAATCACAGCCCGCCATCTGCCTGAACTAATCCAGAGTTCTGAAAAAGAAAGACATACCGGGAATGTCCTTATAGAAGATTCCGGAAATATCACGCTAGCCGAAGCTGTAGAAGAAGTTGAAAAAAACCTGATACAGAACGCACTTATTAAACACGGCTATAACCGGACAAAAACCGCTACTTCATTAGGTGTTTCATTAAGAAACCTGTATTATAAGATGGAGAAATACGGAATTGAAAAATAATGCATGCAATATCTTGCGTGATATGCAATATTTTGCACGGTAATAAAATGACAGATGAAGCGGTTTCACGTTTTTTCATTTGGCACGCTTCTTGCATTATAAATAATCGGGTGCTGTGATTACATCAAGAAAGGGTTGAACGATACATGACATTAGACGACCTGCTGGAAAATGCGGCACAGCTGGAAAATAAGACGGTTGCTGTTGCAGCGGCAGAAGATGGCGAAGTTCTTGAAGCTGTGAAGCTTGCTCTAGAACGGGAAATGGCTGATTTTATGCTGTTTGGCAACAAAGAAGTCATTGAAACAATGCTTCTTGAAAAACAAATGGATTCCAGAAGAGTCACAATCCATCACGCAAGATCCGCCGAACAGGCTTCAGAAGCAGCCGTAAAAGCCGTTTTTCAAAATGAAGCGGATGTTCTTATGAAAGGGAATGTTCCGACTGCTGTGATTTTAAAAGCTGTGCTGAACAAAGAGTTCGGTCTCCGCACGGGAAACATCCTTTCACACGTGGCCGTTTTTGATGTGCCAGGCTACGACCGGTACACCATCGTGACAGATGCTGCTATGAACGTTGCGCCGGATCTTCAGCAAAAAAAGCAGATTCTTGAAAACTCCGTGACGGTAGCTAGGAAAATTGGCATTAAGATGCCGAAAGTTGCACCGCTTGCAGCGGTTGAAGTCATCAACCCGGCCATGCAGGCCACACTTGATGCTGCTGCACTAACGCAGATGAACACCCGCGGGCAAATCAAACATTGTCTTGTAGACGGACCGCTTGCTCTTGATAACGCCGTTTCCATTGAAGCTGCGGAGCATAAGGGCATAAAGAGCGGGGCTGCGGGACAGGCGGATATTTTATTGGTACCAACCATTGAAGTTGGCAATGTTTTATATAAATCACTTATTTATTTCGCAGGGGCAAAGGTTGGGGCTGTCATTGCAGGAGCAAAAGCGCCAATCGTACTGACAAGCCGTGCAGATTCAGCTGAAAGCAAGCTTTATTCACTGGCGCTTGCCATTTGCACAAGCTGAGAACAGAAAAAGCAAAAATGATACCACTAGGAGGATTTACAGATGGAAATTTTCAAATACATGGAACAATACGACTATGAGCAGTTGGTTTTCTGCCAGGATAAACAATCAGGACTAAAAGCGATCATTGCCATTCACGATACAACGCTTGGACCGGCTCTTGGCGGAACGCGCATGTGGACATATGCTTCTGAAGCGGATGCCATTGAAGATGCCCTTCGTCTTGCACGTGGCATGACTTACAAAAATGCTGCAGCAGGACTTAACCTTGGCGGCGGGAAAACGGTCATCATCGGAGACCCTAGAAAAGATAAGAATGAAGAAATGTTCCGTGCATTCGGACGCTATATTCAAGGGCTGAACGGCCGTTATATTACAGCAGAAGATGTAGGGACTACAGTAGAAGATATGGACCTGATTCATGAGGAAACAGATTACGTAACAGGTATTTCTCCTGCATTCGGCTCTTCAGGCAACCCGTCTCCTGTCACTGCATTCGGTGTATACCGCGGAATGAAAGCAGCAGCTAAAGCAGCATTCGGAACAGATTCACTGGAAGGGAAAACAGTAGCTGTACAAGGTGTCGGAAATGTTGCCTTTAACCTTTGCAGACATCTTCATGAAGAAGGTGCGCAGCTGATCGTAACAGACATCCATAAAGAAGCGGTTCAAAGAGCCGTTGAAGCATTTGGAGCAAAAGCTGTCGATCCTGATGAGATTTATTCTGTTGACTGTGACATTTATGCACCATGTGCACTTGGAGCGACAATTAACGATGATACTATTCCGCAAATTAAAGCAAAAGTCATTGCAGGTGCTGCGAACAATCAGCTGAAAGAAACGCGCCACGGCGATACGATTCATGAAATGGGCATCGCTTATGCACCTGATTATGTCATCAATGCCGGCGGAGTTATCAATGTAGCTGACGAACTTCTTGGATACAACAGCGAAAGAGCGATGAAAAAAGTAGAAGGCATCTACCAGAACATTGAGCGTGTATTTGAAATTGCAAAGCGTGACGGCATTCCTACTTATATGGCAGCTGACCGTCTGGCAGAAGAGCGGATTGAAAGAATGAGAAACTCACGCAGCCAGTTCCTGCAAAACGGCCACCATATCTTAAGCCGCCGCTAATTTGGAAATACAAGGAGAAGGAGCTGCTTGATCAGATCCTTCTCTTACCTGGAGGTTATGAAAGTTGCAAGAAAAAGAATATCGGATACTCGTCATCAACCCTGGTTCAACTTCTACGAAAATTGGTGTATTTGATAATGAGCGTTCTATTTTTGAAAAAACAATCCGTCATGATGCAGAAAAGATTCAATCTTTCTCTCAAATCATTGATCAATACGAATTTAGAAAACAAACGATTCTTGAGACGCTTGATGAAGAAGGCATTAATATCTCTAAATTAAGTGCCGTCTGCGGAAGAGGCGGACTGCTTCGTCCGATTGAAGGCGGAACGTATCATGTCAATGAGCAGATGCTTCAAGATCTCCGGATAGGCTATGCAGGCCAGCATGCCTCAAATCTTGGAGGAATCATTGCCTATGAAATAGCGGGAGGCCTTAATATCCCTGCATTCATTGTGGATCCTGTCGTTGTAGATGAAATGGAACCGATTGCAAAAGTATCAGGCGTTGCTTCAATCGAAAGGAAAAGTATTTTTCACGCACTGAACCAGAAATCAGTTGCCAGAAAAGTGGCCAGGCAGTACGGGAAATCGTATGGAGAAATGAACCTGATCGTCGCTCACATGGGCGGCGGGATTACAGTAGGTGTCCATAAGCAGG is from Bacillus sp. FSL H8-0547 and encodes:
- the argR gene encoding transcriptional regulator ArgR, with the protein product MNKGQRHIKIRELITHNEVETQDELVDMLKEAAFNVTQATVSRDIKELHLVKVPMLDGRYKYSLPADQRFNPLQKLKRALMDAFVKIDSAGHNIIMKTLPGNANAIGALIDNLDWNEILGTICGDDTILIICRTPDDTETISKRFLDML
- the recN gene encoding DNA repair protein RecN, which codes for MLAELSIKNFAIIEALTVSFEKGLTVLTGETGAGKSIIIDAVHLLVGGRGSSEFVRYGEKRAELEGLFLLDDDAHPVLERCQEFGIDTSDGMIVLRRDISAAGKSICRVNGKLVTIGILREIGQLMIDIHGQHDNQELMNEENHWKLLDQYGSSKINHALSSYREIYTTYASLQKKIKQLSENEQEMAHRLDLIQFQLEEIEKADLKLKEDEQLMEEKNEISNFEKVYESLQNSYNSLHGEQRGLDYIGHSMSHLEEVSPINDSLKEMSETVSNCYYMLEDLSFQIRSELDRLEFDPERLNEIEARLAEITHLKRKYGQSVEEILEYAAGIEEEIDTIQNRDSHLYKLKNELDSVTKDLVIEASNLTAVRRKSAAELIKNIQQELKELYMEKTKFEVVFGVRKGHADSVQIDGVPAKFTENGVDETEFYLSTNPGEPLKPLSKIASGGELSRIMLAMKSIFSKHQGVTSIIFDEVDTGVSGRVAQAIAEKIYKVSVGSQVLCITHLPQVAAMADTHLFISKETVKGRTKTSVKPLLEEEKIKEVGRMIAGVEVTDLTKQHAKELLALAEAAKSF
- the spoIVB gene encoding SpoIVB peptidase; its protein translation is MGSDKIRKIIGCILLVSLMSLGFVKPVKEYILLPNSLTVFENQQLSMQTSLQADAAAADSEQVFSIKTGSESLQIEGRQSGVGEIVFDLAGIPIKKVDVKVLEDFRVIPGGQSIGVKLNSLGVLVVGHHQIKTSGGKKSPGEIAGVQVGDMITKINGTTVESMSDVTPFIQDSGKTGKPLDLVISRDNKELKTKLVPVKDENEGAYRIGLYIRDSAAGIGTMTFYDPKSKKYGALGHVISDMDTKKPIVVQDGQVVRSTVTSIEKGSNGNPGEKLARFSSDRQIIGDITRNSPFGIFGRLNGDMTNGLYDQPMPIALSNEVKEGPAHILTVVDGDKVEEFDVQVVSSTPQKFPAIKGMVIKITDPKLLEKSGGIVQGMSGSPIIQNGKVIGAVTHVFVNDPTSGYGVHIEWMLSEAGIDIYTQGAKKAS
- the spo0A gene encoding sporulation transcription factor Spo0A produces the protein MKKIKVCVVDDNRELVGLLDEFISSQDDMEVLGIAYNGQECLNMLKDKDPDVLVLDIIMPHLDGLAVLEKVREMEKSKQPNVIMLTAFGQEDVTKKAVDLGASYFILKPFDMENLVSHIRQVSGKSAPILSRSSSSLRSQPENKGKNLDANITSIIHEIGVPAHIKGYLYLREAISMVYNDIELLGSITKVLYPDIAKKYNTTASRVERAIRHAIEVAWSRGNIESISSLFGYTVSMSKAKPTNSEFIAMVADKLRLEHKAS
- a CDS encoding YycC family protein, with product MRPLPISADTAVKLSEALNVPVEQLMHMPQHILLAKLAELEKKEK
- a CDS encoding glycerophosphodiester phosphodiesterase, with amino-acid sequence MTIIFGHRGAAGTHPENTMPSFQAAIDLGADGIELDVHLSKDGIPVVIHDETVDRTTNGTGYVKDLTYSELQQLDACYLFPEWSGKASVPSLEQVAVWIRPLNGKLNIELKNDRIHYGQIEEKVISIIEKYTLESRVILSSFNHDSLVKCYHISPHIERGALIHERLYQPWAYAKTIPAASVHPYYLSADQTMVAESQAHGIMVRPYTVNDEQMMKDLMNAGCAGFFTDYPEMAVRIRKSLDTV
- a CDS encoding DUF2627 domain-containing protein, coding for MRIVALIIMVIPGVLAGYGIKLMRDMLFGILQPPFPALWMQFIGGLLLFIGGLSFVAGFIFRRDSKRKKVQKRFMK
- a CDS encoding sigma 54-interacting transcriptional regulator, with translation MQKVLLVGAGKGGTALLKMLLEIKAMEIMAVVDIDSKAPGIEYAKKIGILTSSDWKPLLSDQINIVIEATGSSEVFEELLQQRSRSTVIIPGSVAHIITNLINQKEDLITALQEITYKHETIFDATNDGMIVIDDKERLILFNKMAEEMTGLKKEDVIGRLVREVMPSSKLPRILQTKEVEMNQEQVLENGLKIITTRIPIFDHSGTLIGALSLFKDITEIVNLAEEMTNLKEIQTMLQAIIQSSDEAISVVDEEGRGIMINPAYSRMTGLTEGEVLGMPATADISEGESMHMKVLETRRPVRGARMKVGPSKKDVIVNVAPIIVDGKLKGSVGVIHDMSEIQTLTTELNRARQIIRTLEAKYSFEDIVGESEEIKLAIEQAKLGAKTPATVLLRGESGTGKELFAHAIHNASDRKYNKFIKVNCAAISETLLESELFGYEEGAFSGAKRGGKRGFFEEANNGSIFLDEIGELSASVQAKLLRVLQEKEIVRVGSAKSISINVRVIAATNINIEKALSDGTFREDLYYRLNRYPISIPPLRNRKSDIPMLAEHLIRKLNQDYGRSIEGIDESAAAALMGYSWPGNVRELENVIGRAMIFMHYHELRITARHLPELIQSSEKERHTGNVLIEDSGNITLAEAVEEVEKNLIQNALIKHGYNRTKTATSLGVSLRNLYYKMEKYGIEK
- the bcd gene encoding branched-chain amino acid dehydrogenase, with protein sequence MEIFKYMEQYDYEQLVFCQDKQSGLKAIIAIHDTTLGPALGGTRMWTYASEADAIEDALRLARGMTYKNAAAGLNLGGGKTVIIGDPRKDKNEEMFRAFGRYIQGLNGRYITAEDVGTTVEDMDLIHEETDYVTGISPAFGSSGNPSPVTAFGVYRGMKAAAKAAFGTDSLEGKTVAVQGVGNVAFNLCRHLHEEGAQLIVTDIHKEAVQRAVEAFGAKAVDPDEIYSVDCDIYAPCALGATINDDTIPQIKAKVIAGAANNQLKETRHGDTIHEMGIAYAPDYVINAGGVINVADELLGYNSERAMKKVEGIYQNIERVFEIAKRDGIPTYMAADRLAEERIERMRNSRSQFLQNGHHILSRR
- the buk gene encoding butyrate kinase, with the translated sequence MQEKEYRILVINPGSTSTKIGVFDNERSIFEKTIRHDAEKIQSFSQIIDQYEFRKQTILETLDEEGINISKLSAVCGRGGLLRPIEGGTYHVNEQMLQDLRIGYAGQHASNLGGIIAYEIAGGLNIPAFIVDPVVVDEMEPIAKVSGVASIERKSIFHALNQKSVARKVARQYGKSYGEMNLIVAHMGGGITVGVHKQGRVIDVNNGLHGDGPFSPERAGTVPAGDLVSLCFSGNYYREEIMKMLVGRGGLVGYLGTNDGQKVERMIAAGDERAKLVFDAMAYQIGKEIGAASAVLKGKVDAIILTGGLAYGKRFVKEISSYIDWIADITVFPGENELQALTEGALRVLRGEEEPKEYPNPSLVSAKPLSRG